From the genome of Vicia villosa cultivar HV-30 ecotype Madison, WI linkage group LG2, Vvil1.0, whole genome shotgun sequence, one region includes:
- the LOC131650735 gene encoding BOI-related E3 ubiquitin-protein ligase 1 isoform X1, translated as MFGGNNNVNRVLPGFIDETQIQYQNNAANQLQLFGNLQDGCNVDLVNFGNEHIGSMIPPNNKRSRDLEDISNQQRLQISLNYNARQDEPDRSASIPNPNHVSTGLRLSYDDDERNSTVTSASGSITTTPIILSLGDNFRTELDRQQEELDHYIKLQKEQLLKGVRDMKQKHMTSLVTSIEKGIGMKLKEKDVEIENMNRKNKDLVERIKQVVVDAQNWHYRAKYNESVVNVLRNNLQQAISHGVEPELKEGFGDSEVDDASSYIDPNNFLNITGATMKSVCKSFQGTENLYCRACKEKEVCMLMMPCRHLCLCKYCDGFIDVCPVCQLVKTASFEVYLS; from the exons ATGTTTGGGGGAAACAACAATGTAAACCGTGTTCTTCCTGGTTTCATAGATGAGACTCAAATCCAGTATCAAAATAATGCAGCAAATCAGTTGCAGTTGTTTGGAAatt TACAAGATGGATGTAATGTTGATCTGGTTAACTTTGGAAACGAGCATATCGGTTCCATGATTCCGCCTAATAATAAACGAAGCAGGGATTTGGAAGATATTTCAAATCAGCAAAGGCTTCAAATTTCCTTAAATTACAATGCCCGTCAAGACGAACCTGATCGATCAGCAAGTATTCCAAACCCTAATCATGTGTCTACAGGATTGAGGCTTTCGTACGATGATGATGAGCGTAACTCAACCGTTACTTCTGCTAGCGGCAGCATTACTACCACACCTATCATATTGTCTCTCGGTGACAATTTCAGAACCGAGCTTGATCGGCAGCAAGAAGAGTTGGACCACTATATTAAACTTCAG AAGGAACAATTGTTGAAAGGTGTACGAGATATGAAGCAAAAACACATGACATCTCTTGTTACTTCAATCGAGAAAGGTATTGGCATGAAGCTAAAAGAAAAAGACGTGGAAATCGAAAACATGAACCGTAAAAACAAGGACCTTGTAGAGAGAATAAAGCAAGTCGTTGTTGACGCGCAAAATTGGCACTATAGAGCAAAGTATAACGAATCAGTTGTCAACGTGTTGCGGAACAATCTTCAACAGGCAATTTCACATGGAGTTGAGCCAGAACTAAAGGAAGGATTCGGAGACAGTGAAGTTGACGACGCTTCCTCGTATATAGATCCCAATAACTTCTTGAACATTACAGGCGCGACTATGAAATCTGTTTGCAAAAGCTTCCAAGGAACGGAGAATCTTTATTGCAGAGCATGCAAAGAAAAAGAGGTTTGCATGTTGATGATGCCTTGTAGACACTTGTGCTTGTGTAAATATTGTGATGGATTTATCGATGTTTGTCCTGTATGCCAATTGGTAAAAACCGCAAGTTTCGAGGTTTATCTGTCTTAA
- the LOC131650735 gene encoding BOI-related E3 ubiquitin-protein ligase 1 isoform X2, whose amino-acid sequence MFGGNNNVNRVLPGFIDETQIQYQNNAANQLQLFGNLQDGCNVDLVNFGNEHIGSMIPPNNKRSRDLEDISNQQRLQISLNYNARQDEPDRSASIPNPNHVSTGLRLSYDDDERNSTVTSASGSITTTPIILSLGDNFRTELDRQQEELDHYIKLQEQLLKGVRDMKQKHMTSLVTSIEKGIGMKLKEKDVEIENMNRKNKDLVERIKQVVVDAQNWHYRAKYNESVVNVLRNNLQQAISHGVEPELKEGFGDSEVDDASSYIDPNNFLNITGATMKSVCKSFQGTENLYCRACKEKEVCMLMMPCRHLCLCKYCDGFIDVCPVCQLVKTASFEVYLS is encoded by the exons ATGTTTGGGGGAAACAACAATGTAAACCGTGTTCTTCCTGGTTTCATAGATGAGACTCAAATCCAGTATCAAAATAATGCAGCAAATCAGTTGCAGTTGTTTGGAAatt TACAAGATGGATGTAATGTTGATCTGGTTAACTTTGGAAACGAGCATATCGGTTCCATGATTCCGCCTAATAATAAACGAAGCAGGGATTTGGAAGATATTTCAAATCAGCAAAGGCTTCAAATTTCCTTAAATTACAATGCCCGTCAAGACGAACCTGATCGATCAGCAAGTATTCCAAACCCTAATCATGTGTCTACAGGATTGAGGCTTTCGTACGATGATGATGAGCGTAACTCAACCGTTACTTCTGCTAGCGGCAGCATTACTACCACACCTATCATATTGTCTCTCGGTGACAATTTCAGAACCGAGCTTGATCGGCAGCAAGAAGAGTTGGACCACTATATTAAACTTCAG GAACAATTGTTGAAAGGTGTACGAGATATGAAGCAAAAACACATGACATCTCTTGTTACTTCAATCGAGAAAGGTATTGGCATGAAGCTAAAAGAAAAAGACGTGGAAATCGAAAACATGAACCGTAAAAACAAGGACCTTGTAGAGAGAATAAAGCAAGTCGTTGTTGACGCGCAAAATTGGCACTATAGAGCAAAGTATAACGAATCAGTTGTCAACGTGTTGCGGAACAATCTTCAACAGGCAATTTCACATGGAGTTGAGCCAGAACTAAAGGAAGGATTCGGAGACAGTGAAGTTGACGACGCTTCCTCGTATATAGATCCCAATAACTTCTTGAACATTACAGGCGCGACTATGAAATCTGTTTGCAAAAGCTTCCAAGGAACGGAGAATCTTTATTGCAGAGCATGCAAAGAAAAAGAGGTTTGCATGTTGATGATGCCTTGTAGACACTTGTGCTTGTGTAAATATTGTGATGGATTTATCGATGTTTGTCCTGTATGCCAATTGGTAAAAACCGCAAGTTTCGAGGTTTATCTGTCTTAA